The genomic region TATTGGCACCCTGTATGGGAATAAAACATTCAGTTGAAGTAATGTCCTGCCTGATGGATCTGGCGGACAGCAAGAAAAAAGAGTATGAAAGCCAATTTAAGGTTTATTTGCAGGCAATAGCGTCACTAAAAGAAGATCAACGAGACCAGCAGAGGATGACCGAACGGGAAAAAAAGGCAAAAGAGGGATGGGATATTTATACAGAAAACAGCTGTATGGCTGCTGTCACGCTCTACGAAAAGGAGCGCTTTGCTTATAAAGCAAAATATTATAACTGTATTATAATTAACTACTCTAAAAGGATAGATTTTTATAAGAAAGAGGAATTTTAATAGCTTACTGCTCTGCAACGTGTGGGGCGTTAGCTTGCGTTCGCCTCCAGGCACAAAGCCATTGCAATTATAGTTAATGTACGTACAATGCTTTGGCTTGTCAGAAATGACGGCCCGGTTCGATATGAACCGCAGGCGGGCAATAAGCCCACCTGACAATACTCCCAATTGGGGAGTTATGTGCAGACGATTACACTCCCCCATCAATCGTAATGGGTGTGAGTAGTAATTTTTTTTCGTTTATAAATAATTGGAGCTCTGGTCTCATGCAGAACCAAAGAATCCGTATCCGTCTTAAAGCGTTTGATCATCGTCTGATTGATCAATCAACTGCGGAAATCGTTGAGACTGCCAAGCGCACTGGTGCGCAGGTTCGTGGTCCCATCCCGCTGCCGACCCGCAAAGAGCGCTTTACCGTTCTGATCTCCCCGCATGTCAACAAAGATGCGCGCGATCAGTATGAAATTCGCACTCACAAGCGTCTGGTTGACATCGTTGAGCCAACTGAAAAAACGGTTGATGCTCTGATGCGTCTGGATCTGGCTGCCGGTGTAGACGTGCAGATCAGCCTGGGTTAATCAGGTCATTGAGCGATTGAGAGGTTGAAACAATGATTGGTTTAGTCGGTAAAAAAGTGGGCATGACGCGTATCTTCACTGAAGACGGCGTTTCTATCCCAGTAACCGTGATTGAAATTGAAGCAAACCGCGTGACTCAGGTTAAGAGCCTGGAAAACGATGGTTACACTGCTATTCAGGTAACAGCCGGATCTAAAAAAACGAACCGTGTTACCAAACCTGAAGCAGGTCATTTTGCTAAAGCTGGCGTTGAAGCTGGTCGCGGCCTGTGGGAATTCCGCACCGCTGAAGGCGAGGAATTCACCGTAGGTCAGAGCATTAACGTTGATATTTTCACTGATGTGAAAAAAGTTGACGTTACTGGTACCTCTAAAGGTAAAGGTTTTGCCGGTACTGTTAAGCGCTGGAACTTCCGCACCCAGGATGCTACCCACGGTAACTCTTTGTCTCATCGTGTTCCAGGTTCAATTGGTCAGAACCAGACTCCGGGCAAAGTGTTTAAAGGCAAAAAAATGGCAGGTCAGCTGGGTAATGAGCGCGTAACCGTTCAGAGCCTGGACGTAGTACGTGTTGACGCTGAACGCAACCTGCTGCTGGTTAAAGGTGCTGTTCCCGGTGCTACCGGTGGCGACCTGATCGTTAAACCAGCTGTGAAGGCGTAAGGGGATAGCAATGGAATTAGTATTGAAAGACGCGCAAAGCGCGCTGACTGTTTCCGAAACTACCTTCGGTCGTGATTTCAACGAAGCGCTGGTGCATCAGGTTATTGTTGCTTATGCAGCAGGTGCCCGTCAGGGTACTCGTGCTCAGAAGACCCGTGCTGAAGTAACTGGTTCTGGCAAAAAGCCATGGCGCCAGAAAGGTACTGGCCGTGCGCGTTCAGGTTCTGTTAAGAGCCCGATCTGGCGTTCCGGTGGCGTGACCTTTGCTGCAAAGCCACAGGACCACAGTCAGAAAGTAAACAAAAAGATGTACCGCGGCGCGCTGAAAAGCATTCTGTCCGAACTGGTACGTCAGGATCGTCTGATCGTTGTTGAGCAGTTCTCTCTGGAAGCACCAAAAACTAAGTTGCTGGTAGAGAAGCTGAAAGGTATGGCGCTGGAAGACGTGCTGATCATCACTGGCGAACTGGAAGAGAATCTGTTCCTGGCCGCACGCAACCTGTATAAGGTTGACGTTCGTGATGCAGCGAGTATCGACCCAGTTAGCCTGATCGCCTTCGACAAAGTCGTTATGACTGCTGACGCAGTTAAGCAAGTTGAGGAGATGCTGGCATGATCCGTGAAGAACGTCTGCTAAAAGTACTGCGCGCGCCGCACGTATCTGAAAAAGCGTCTGCTGCGATGGAAAAAACTAATACCATCGTTCTCAAAGTTGCTAAAGACGCGACCAAAGCAGAAATCAAAGCCGCTGTACAGAAGCTTTTCGAAGTGGAAGTAAAGGACGTTAACACCCTGGTTGTTAAAGGGAAAGTTAAACGTTCCGGTCAGCGTATTGGTCGTCGTAACGACTGGAAAAAAGCTTACGTCACCCTGAAAGAAGGCCAGAATCTGGACTTCGTTGGCGGCGCTGAGTAAGTCGGAGGAGAAGAACAATGGCAGTTGTTAAATGTAAACCGACATCTCCGGGTCGTCGCCACGTTGTTAAAGTGGTCAACCCTGAGCTGCACAAG from Erwinia tracheiphila harbors:
- the rpsJ gene encoding 30S ribosomal protein S10; protein product: MQNQRIRIRLKAFDHRLIDQSTAEIVETAKRTGAQVRGPIPLPTRKERFTVLISPHVNKDARDQYEIRTHKRLVDIVEPTEKTVDALMRLDLAAGVDVQISLG
- the rplC gene encoding 50S ribosomal protein L3, encoding MIGLVGKKVGMTRIFTEDGVSIPVTVIEIEANRVTQVKSLENDGYTAIQVTAGSKKTNRVTKPEAGHFAKAGVEAGRGLWEFRTAEGEEFTVGQSINVDIFTDVKKVDVTGTSKGKGFAGTVKRWNFRTQDATHGNSLSHRVPGSIGQNQTPGKVFKGKKMAGQLGNERVTVQSLDVVRVDAERNLLLVKGAVPGATGGDLIVKPAVKA
- the rplD gene encoding 50S ribosomal protein L4 encodes the protein MELVLKDAQSALTVSETTFGRDFNEALVHQVIVAYAAGARQGTRAQKTRAEVTGSGKKPWRQKGTGRARSGSVKSPIWRSGGVTFAAKPQDHSQKVNKKMYRGALKSILSELVRQDRLIVVEQFSLEAPKTKLLVEKLKGMALEDVLIITGELEENLFLAARNLYKVDVRDAASIDPVSLIAFDKVVMTADAVKQVEEMLA
- the rplW gene encoding 50S ribosomal protein L23 produces the protein MIREERLLKVLRAPHVSEKASAAMEKTNTIVLKVAKDATKAEIKAAVQKLFEVEVKDVNTLVVKGKVKRSGQRIGRRNDWKKAYVTLKEGQNLDFVGGAE